A window from Nitrosopumilus adriaticus encodes these proteins:
- the glnA gene encoding type I glutamate--ammonia ligase translates to MPYKVSHGKAIQVTYSPDEVFSRIQHEGIQFIDLQFTGLTGHFHHTTISADTFTPEQMRDGLPKLDGSSIVGFASINDSDLLLKPDPNTFAIIPWMTENKTARLLCDIYWGENRGRLSRDPRGISQKAEEYIKSQGYDFSTWGPEVEFFVFDKVHWDVLTPYKGQSYSIESKEAPWSQEGDGYPMGLQEGYYPSTPSDTLTPYRNECVNILKNNFGILCDNHHHEVATAGQCEIDIKYDYMTNAADAAQSYKYVIRNVAQKYGKVATMMPKPIAMDSGSGMHVNVSLWKGKENAFFDPDDEIELSQAGRYFCGGIVNHAKALSAICNPTTNSYHRLVPGYEAPAYVAWSSGNRSAIVRVPKHLSGRNYAHLKRLEFRAPDPSANPYLVFAAVTAAGMDGLKKKMDPGEEVRDDIFKMTKSDRARRGIGVLPKSLGEALDELESDRKFLNTIFTNDVIDRIIELERRDQREIAIRPHPHEFYLYFDV, encoded by the coding sequence TTGCCCTATAAAGTAAGTCATGGTAAAGCAATACAAGTAACATATTCTCCTGACGAAGTTTTCTCCAGAATTCAACATGAAGGCATCCAATTTATCGATTTACAATTTACTGGTTTAACTGGTCATTTCCATCATACTACAATTTCAGCGGATACTTTTACTCCGGAACAGATGAGAGATGGATTACCAAAATTAGATGGTTCATCTATAGTTGGTTTTGCTAGCATTAATGATTCAGATCTGCTTTTAAAACCTGATCCAAATACTTTTGCAATAATTCCTTGGATGACTGAAAATAAAACTGCCAGACTTCTTTGTGATATTTACTGGGGAGAAAATAGAGGACGATTATCACGAGATCCCAGAGGAATTTCTCAAAAAGCAGAAGAGTATATCAAATCTCAAGGATATGATTTTAGTACGTGGGGTCCAGAAGTAGAATTTTTTGTTTTTGATAAAGTTCATTGGGATGTCCTAACACCATACAAAGGTCAGTCATATTCAATTGAATCAAAAGAAGCTCCATGGAGTCAAGAAGGAGATGGATATCCAATGGGATTACAAGAAGGATACTATCCTAGTACACCATCAGATACTCTTACACCATATAGAAATGAATGTGTGAATATTCTTAAAAATAATTTTGGGATCTTATGTGATAATCATCATCATGAAGTTGCAACTGCAGGACAGTGTGAAATTGACATAAAATATGATTACATGACAAATGCTGCAGATGCTGCCCAGTCTTACAAGTATGTAATTAGAAATGTTGCACAGAAATATGGAAAAGTTGCAACAATGATGCCAAAACCAATTGCTATGGATTCAGGATCTGGTATGCATGTTAATGTTAGTTTATGGAAGGGAAAAGAAAATGCATTTTTTGATCCAGATGATGAGATTGAACTGAGTCAGGCTGGAAGATATTTCTGTGGTGGAATCGTTAATCACGCAAAAGCATTATCTGCAATTTGTAATCCAACAACTAATTCATATCATAGATTAGTACCTGGTTATGAAGCTCCAGCATATGTTGCATGGAGTTCAGGAAATCGTTCTGCTATTGTAAGAGTTCCTAAACATCTATCAGGAAGAAATTATGCACATCTTAAAAGACTAGAGTTTAGAGCTCCTGATCCTTCAGCAAATCCGTATCTTGTATTTGCTGCGGTAACTGCAGCTGGAATGGATGGATTAAAAAAGAAAATGGATCCCGGAGAAGAAGTACGTGACGATATTTTCAAGATGACTAAATCAGATAGAGCTCGAAGAGGAATAGGTGTTCTTCCAAAAAGTCTTGGAGAAGCACTAGATGAATTGGAAAGTGACAGAAAATTCCTAAACACGATTTTTACAAATGATGTAATTGACAGAATTATAGAATTAGAAAGACGTGACCAACGTGAAATAGCAATTAGACCACATCCACATGAATTTTATCTATACTTTGATGTTTAG